A region of Bombyx mori chromosome 13, ASM3026992v2 DNA encodes the following proteins:
- the LOC101746432 gene encoding teneurin-a isoform X2, producing MTMKSLKYSEREDMMEGFSPVPPPLPRRQPVRNIYAEPFVDPRYTSPGVTNEWLALQTLNSESLGGAAMSSGMGGGTLGSGHCQLANQPLVMPVFPLRASQPSPVPVYSPSRFHIDKRCQHRCTWKCLAIAMICLCVILAAMLAYFIALSSIKSNIDNSNCILVQDVKAVTHAQGIRDSLSTSSPSDESLSTSSLGGWSTTAESALESAIIPQQAQQAAPPPWSPALEVREFDELHSATIPAYQFWSSEFRNKQPAYVSLNFTVPWGANFAVYGRRNVAPSVTQYDFVEFIRGGRVDHRFRRRRSPYVPEPQEQKLNDWEALLSTINPYHKWNHTINKRSTDMRVNVSILQYLDTGRWFISLYNDELQPHHVEMIVSEAEGVTNSCPDDCSNHGSCYLGKCECRDGYEGHDCSKSVCPVLCSGHGTYAGGICHCSEGWKGSECDIPAHDCEPADCSGRGQCIAGLCHCKAGWKGPKCDEEDCLDPTCGGHGSCVRGRCVCRAGWRGAACTERDARVQRCLPACSQRGIYDLDAGRCVCDPLYTGDDCSQVVCSLDCGPHGVCAEGVCRCDEGWTGAICDQRPCDSRCHEHGQCKNGTCVCTQGWNGRHCTLPGCPNGCSRHGQCLLEDGVYRCSCAEGWAGSDCSIALELSCNDNEDNDEDGMTDCSDSECCSRPECAEHIMCLASNDPVEVLLRKQPPSVTASFYQRVKFLIEENSVQSYAHMDEYSESRVSVMRGQVVSPQGLGIIGIRVSVDREARFGFTLTRQGGWFDVLVNGGGAVTLQFQRSPFKPLRKTVFVPWNQIVVLPPVQMELSDDNVKVPTPRAPPRIDWSPSPQWWEVESPPCAAHDHERLRPEVVAVPPLAAPAASSATTTTVIYPEAQIVSESIGIPGSSVKLTYRSSQAAGYLSCVHIQLTRRIVPAALSRVHVRVEIEGSLHTQTYEADPDLTHVFAWSKRNVYKQKVYGQAQAKISIGYEYSSCASIVWETQTATLAGFGVDISDIGGWGLDIHHHYNFHEGILQKGDGALLHLKQYPRTVQVVMGTGLQRALDCPDHCNGKAADSRLLTPTALTSGPDGSLYVGDFNLVRRITPEGVVITVLKLETTQMAYQYYICISPADGYLYISDSERHQVRRVLALEKVRDPSVNSEPVVGNGDRCVPGDDSNCGDEGPAIKAKLAHPKGLAIAADRTMYIADGTNIRAVDPNGIIHTLVGHHGHHNHWSPVPCRGAIPPYEAQLQWPTGVALSPLDGSLYFIDDRIILKLTVDMKIKVIAGQPSHCRLTSDGKPITKATNKTNTEFKEDSNLGTILAIAFAPSGILYVAESDSKKTNTIKTIDPSGKIMHFAGKLPENLKELSCECNMTMSATAVPLNNRDEGAGCPCRLSVAAGDEPPTSTETLLSSNAKFQTISALAVTPDGVLNVVDQGSLHILALRHYLPSHDENGEFRIPYPPTSEIYVFNRYGQHITTKDLTSSKTRYSFLYSKNTSFGKLSTVTDASGNKIQLLRDYSNVVSSIENTQDHKLELKISGIGYLTKIAEKGTSDMEFDYDTSTGLLNSRSGAGETVIYNYDELGRVTKIIMPSGEQVLITSGLAKNYGLAVTVSNPASSIPIGVAKKCEYILHGQSFKQITINNGKQITEGRIFTNNTLVLDTPWSGKLESIAAAKHPLLEAALPIEAEMLHMWSHQTTTFGDGLTNNMYSLYTLVGDVRNPQQTLNREIWVNDSRVLIIEFDQFKSKETFFNTDRNLLFTISYDVAGLPLSFNPHGAGMPLNISYDRFYRINGWKWGESEETYSYDPHGMLSEISSPQDGTKFIYYNEGNLVSKITLASQRSFKYTYDKEGGLTHVILPSGSNHTFSVQPSIGFLRVTYTPSGSSKKYLQHYSHTGELLQTVFPGDGARVVYRYFTTNKVSEVIHGDGQTQIHYSENSGLPSEILHVDRDVDYRWEFTYIGGLLTEERLDYGAKTGLSNAKIIYEYDSNYRITSVQGRIGGQTLIPYHIVYNSKTGAPEILGQFTVSKQRWNETSVYDGIAMFSRVLNDQFLEKEVSVNIHRMEVFRMEFSYDRHGRISQTRTHTRNVGVNTYTNVKNYTWDCDGQLTGVEAQEPWGFRYDDNGNMLSLTYRGNTIPMEYNDMDRIIKFGEGQYRYDSRGLVSQNAREERFQYNSKGLLIRATKRGRFDVRYYYDHLDRLSTRKDNFGNVTQFFYTNKEKPHEVSHIYSPRENRFMTLVYDDRGHLIYTQVARHKYYIATDQCGTPVMVFNQYGEGIREIMRSPYGHIVYDSNPYLYLPVDFCGGLLDQVTSLVHMANGKVYDPLIGQWMSPLWENLIERIHNPTELHLYRFNGNDPINVRPQFKKPTDHLAWLKLLGYETKSLAPQLYPDELPGGSVLPSIPQGRPVWGTAPTASSPGLPFGMSLLPSVTIESGFLSHMSNKRIADFRSLSIPAMSALKTDALDLAPKRIGSDSEPPFGRGILVSRNSRGRAVVTAVPSANAIYRDVYTSVFNRSHLLPFSFVVHGDQQDVFYFVKEETWRAADDKQQLKRMQGKLNVTFHEVSEGGRSYADVKIHGQTSIVNLRYGTSAERERQRLLHHARAAAVRKAWHREREALRSGMGGSFEWSAAELDEIQKSGSVSGYEGEYVHDVARYPELAEDPYNIRFVKKRSDRAERRRRKREDCRAPWWLAWDDLC from the exons CTCTATCGTCAATTAAAAGTAATATAGACAATTCAAACTGCATTCTGGTACAAGATGTGAAAGCAGTGACACACGCACAGGGAATCAGAGATTCATTATCTACTTCGTCGCCATCAGATG AATCATTGTCAACTTCTTCATTGGGTGGATGGTCCACAACAGCAGAGTCAGCACTCGAATCAGCCATTATACCTCAACAAGCACAACAAGCAGCTCCTCCGCCATGGTCTCCAGCATTAGAAGTTCGAGAATTCGATGAATTGCATAGTGCCACAATACCCGCCTATCAGTTTTGGAGTTCAGAATTTAGGAACAAACAGCCTGCCTATGTCAGTCTAAATTTTACTGTACCTTGGGGAGCTAATTTTGCCGTTTATGGCAGACGAAATGTAGCACCTAGTGTTACACAATATGATTTTGTCGAATTTATACGCGGTGGCAGGGTAGACCATAGATTTAGAAGAAGGAGAAGTCCATATGTACCAGAACCACAAGAACAAAAACTAAACGACTGGGAGGCATTACTGAGCACGATCAATCCGTATCATAAATGGAATCACACTATAAATAAGAGATCAACTGATATGAGAGTCAACGTCAGTATTCTGCAGTATTTAGATACAGGCCGATGGTTTATATCTCTATATAATGATGAGCTACAACCGCATCATGTAGAAATGATAGTTTCTGAAGCGGAAGGAGTAACAAATTCTTGTCCCGATGACTGCTCTAATCATGGATCATGTTACTTAGGAAAATGCGAATGTAGAGATGGTTATGAGGGACACGACTGTTCTAAAA GTGTTTGTCCAGTATTGTGTTCAGGACACGGTACTTATGCCGGTGGAATATGTCATTGTTCCGAAGGTTGGAAAGGTTCAGAATGTGATATACCAGCTCATGATTGCGAACCTGCAGATTGCTCTGGACGTGGACAATGCATAGCTGGTTTATGCCATTGCAAAGCTGGTTGGAAAGGGCCCAAGTGTGATGAAG AGGATTGCCTGGATCCGACTTGTGGAGGTCATGGTTCGTGTGTTCGCGGTCGGTGTGTATGCCGTGCAGGATGGCGTGGCGCTGCTTGTACTGAGCGAGATGCGCGTGTTCAACGCTGCCTCCCAGCCTGTTCGCAACGTGGAATCTATGACCTCGATGCGGGGAGATGCGTTTGTGATCCACTTTATACAGGCGACGATTGTTCACAAG TTGTCTGTTCTCTGGACTGCGGTCCTCATGGAGTCTGCGCTGAAGGTGTATGCCGATGCGACGAAGGATGGACTGGAGCAATTTGTGATCAAAGGCCCTGTGACTCCCGCTGCCATGAGCACGGTCAATGCAAGAACGGAACTTGTGTTTGCACTCAAGGCTGGAACGGTCGACATTGTACTTTGC CGGGTTGTCCAAATGGATGTTCACGTCACGGTCAATGTCTGCTGGAAGATGGCGTCTACCGCTGCTCCTGTGCTGAAGGTTGGGCTGGAAGTGATTGCTCAATCGCTCTCGAACTTTCGTGTAACGACAACGAAGACAACGATGAAG ATGGCATGACGGACTGCTCGGACTCTGAATGCTGTAGCCGACCGGAGTGTGCTGAACATATCATGTGCCTAGCCTCCAACGACCCCGTAGAAGTTCTGCTACGAAAGCAACCTCCATCTGTCACGGCCTCCTTCTATCAACGAGTTAAGTTCCTCATCGAAGAAAATTCGGTGCAGAGCTACGCACACATGGACGAATATTCCGAAAG CCGAGTGTCGGTGATGCGAGGGCAGGTGGTGTCACCTCAAGGACTCGGCATAATTGGCATCAGGGTCTCCGTGGATCGAGAGGCTCGCTTCGGATTTACCCTCACAAGACAGGGCGGATG GTTCGACGTACTTGTGAACGGGGGAGGAGCAGTGACCCTGCAGTTCCAGCGATCTCCTTTCAAGCCTCTTCGGAAGACTGTATTCGTTCCATGGAACCAAATAGTCGTATTGCCACCAGTGCAAATGGAACTAAGTGACGACAATGTCAAAGTGCCGACTCCAAG GGCTCCTCCGCGTATCGACTGGTCTCCAAGTCCTCAATGGTGGGAAGTCGAGTCACCACCGTGTGCAGCACATGACCACGAGCGACTCAGACCTGAAGTGGTAGCCGTACCACCACTGGCAGCACCAGCTGCATCTTCAGCAACGACTACCACCGTTATTTATCCGGAGGCGCAG ATCGTGAGCGAGTCTATTGGAATTCCTGGTTCATCAGTTAAATTGACATACAGATCTTCTCAAGCTGCGGGCTATCTATCTTGTGTCCATATCCAACTAACTCGCCGAATAGTACCTGCGGCTCTCTCAAGAGTACACGTCAGAGTTGAAATCGAAGGATCTTTACACACGCAGACTTATGAAGCGGATCCGGACCTAACTCATGTTTTCGCTTGGAGCAAAAGAAATGTTTATAAGCaaaag GTGTATGGTCAGGCACAAGCCAAGATTTCAATCGGCTATGAATATTCATCTTGCGCCTCGATAGTGTGGGAAACACAAACGGCTACTCTTGCTGGATTTGGTGTTGATATTTCGGATATTGGAGGATGGGGTCTAGACATACATCACCATTATAACTTCCACGAGGGTATACTACAAAAGGGAGACGGTGCCTTACTCCACTTAAAGCAATACCCTAGAACTGTACAG GTGGTAATGGGCACTGGACTGCAACGTGCTTTAGATTGTCCAGATCACTGTAACGGTAAAGCGGCTGATTCGCGTTTACTGACTCCAACGGCTCTAACGTCTGGACCTGATGGTTCCTTGTACGTTGGTGATTTTAACCTTGTACGACGCATCACCCCTGAAGGTGTTGTTATAACTGTTCTTAAGTTAGA AACCACCCAAATGGCTTACCAATACTATATCTGTATATCACCAGCTGATGGTTACCTATACATATCAGACTCAGAAAGACACCAAGTCCGAAGGGTTCTTGCATTAGAAAAAGTTCGAGATCCATCCGTTAATTCCGAACCAGTTGTTGGCAATGGTGATAGATGTGTACCAGGCGATGATTCTAATTGTGGTGATGAAGGACCTGCTATAAAGGCAAAGCTGGCGCATCCTAAag ggCTAGCGATAGCGGCTGATAGAACAATGTACATCGCGGATGGAACCAACATAAGAGCTGTAGATCCAAATGGCATCATTCACACACTAGTCGGCCACCACGGTCATCACAACCATTGGTCTCCTGTTCCATGTCGAGGAGCTATACCACCCTATGAAGCACAATTACAATGGCCAACTGGTGTGGCCTTATCTCCACTGGACGGATCTTTATActttattgatgatagaataatattgaaattgaccgTTGATATGAAAATCAAAGTAATAGCTGGTCAACCATCTCATTGTCGTTTAACAAGTGATGGCAAACCAATAACTAAAGCAACGAATAAAACGAACACTGAATTTAAGGAAGACTCCAATCTCGGTACAATTTTAGCTATTGCTTTTGCACCTAGTGGAATTTTATATGTTGCGGAATCTGACTCCAAGAAAACAAATACTATAAAAACGATTGATCCGTCCGGTAAAATAATGCACTTTGCGGGAAAATTACCGGAAAATCTGAAGGAATTAAGTTGTGAGTGCAATATGACGATGTCAGCTACCGCTGTTCCATTGAACAATAGAGACGAAGGGGCTGGTTGCCCTTGTCGTTTAAGTGTTGCTGCTGGAGACGAACCCCCGACGAGCACTGAAACACTACTATCTTCTAATGCAAAATTCCAAACAATATCGGCTTTAGCTGTTACCCCTGATGGAGTTCTTAACGTCGTTGATCAAG GCTCTCTTCATATTCTAGCACTAAGACATTATCTACCTTCTCATGACGAGAATGGTGAATTTCGAATTCCCTATCCACCGACTTCTGAAATTTATGTGTTTAATCGTTATGGACAACACATTACAACTAAAGACCTAACATCGAGTAAAACAAGATACTCATTTTTATATTCGAAAAACACTAGTTTCGGTAAACTATCAACGGTAACAGATGCTTCaggaaataaaatacaattactcCGCGATTATAGCAACGTTGTTAGTTCTATAGAGAACACACAAGACCACAAACTTGAACTAAAGATATCTGGAATCGGGTATCTCACCAAAATAGCCGAAAAGGGCACTTCAGATATGGAATTTGATTATGATACTAGTACGGGACTACTCAACAGCAGATCGGGG gcTGGAGAAACTGTTATTTATAACTACGACGAACTTGGAAGagtaactaaaataataatgccttctGGTGAACAAGTTCTTATAACTTCGGGACTAGCAAAGAATTATGGATTAGCGGTTACTGTATCTAATCCCGCTAGCTCAATACCTATTGGCGTTGCTAAGAAATGCGAATATATCTTACATGGTCAATCCTTTAAACAAATCACAATCAATAACGGCAAACAAATAACCGAAGGGCGCATTTTCACGAACAATACTTTAGTCCTTGATACGCCGTGGTCTGGTAAACTTGAGAGTATCGCAGCAGCCAAACATCCTTTATTGGAAGCTGCTTTGCCTATCGAAGCAGAAATGCTTCATATGTGGTCACATCAAACCACTACCTTCGGTGATGGACTAACTAATAACATGTATTCTCTCTATACATTAGTTGGCGATGTACGTAATCCACAACAGACATTGAATCGAGAGATTTGGGTAAATGACTCTCGAGTTTTAATAATCGAATTTGATCAATTCAAGAGCAAAGAAACATTTTTCAATACAGACAGAAACCTGCTTTTTACTATCTCGTACGATGTCGCCGGATTGCCATTATCATTTAATCCCCATGGCGCTGGTATGCCTCTAAATATTTCATATGATCGATTTTATAGAATCAACGGATGGAAGTGGGGTGAAAGTGAAGAAACTTATAGCTATGATCCTCATGGAATGCTCTCAGAAATATCGAGCCCGCAAGATGGtaccaaatttatttattataacgaAGGCAATCTTGTCTCCAAAATAACTCTGGCCAGTCAACGCAGTTTTAAGTACACATACGATAAGGAGGGCGGACTCACTCACGTGATCTTACCTTCTGGAAGCAACCACACATTTAGCGTACAACCCTCTATAGGATTTCTGAGAGTAACATATACACCTTCTGGTTCATCAAAGAAATATTTGCAGCATTATTCACACACAGGCGAACTCCTACAAACTGTTTTCCCGGGTGACGGAGCCAGAGTTGTATATCGTTATTTCACTACAAACAAAGTTTCTGAAGTTATTCACGGTGACGGACAAACTCAAATACATTATTCGGAAAACAGTGGTCTTCCATCAGAAATTTTACATGTTGATCGTGACGTAGATTATCGTTGGGAATTTACTTACATAGGAGGACTACTGACAGAAGAAAGATTAGATTATGGAGCGAAAACCGGTCTCAGCaatgcaaaaataatttatgagtATGACAGTAACTATAGAATAACTTCTGTGCAAGGACGCATTGGCGGTCAAACATTAATACCGTATCATATTGTATACAACAGCAAAACCGGTGCTCCAGAAATATTAGGTCAATTTACTGTTTCTAAACAAAGATGGAACGAGACGTCAGTGTATGACGGGATAGCGATGTTCTCACGAGTTTTAAATGACCAATTCTTAGAAAAGGAAGTATCTGTTAATATTCATAGAATGGAAGTGTTCAGAATGGAATTTTCATATGATAGACATGGACGAATTTCTCAAACGCGTACTCACACTAGAAACGTAGGAGTTAATACATACACCAACGTTAAGAACTATACATGGGACTGTGATGGTCAACTAACTGGAGTTGAAGCCCAGGAACCTTGGGGATTCAGATACGATGATAATGGAAATATGTTATCTTTGACGTACAGAGGAAACACTATCCCTATGGAATACAACGACATGGACCGTATTATCAAATTCGGCGAGGGACAATACAGATATGACAGTCGTGGCCTCGTATCTCAAAACGCCAGGGAGGAACGCTTCCAATACAATTCAAAGGGTTTGTTGATTAGGGCAACGAAGCGAGGAAGATTTGATGTTCGATATTACTATGATCATTTGGATAG aCTTTCAACAAGAAAAGACAACTTCGGTAATGTTACACAATTCTTCTACACGAACAAAGAAAAACCTCACGAAGTCAGCCATATTTACTCTCCGAGAGAAAATCGTTTTATGACATTGGTTTACGATGACAGAGGACATTTAATCTATACACAG gtTGCGCGTCATAAATATTACATTGCAACTGACCAATGTGGAACACCAGTAATGGTATTCAATCAGTACGGCGAAGGAATAAGAGAAATAATGAGATCACCATACGGGCACATAGTTTACGATTCTAATCCTTATCTATATTTACCCGTTGACTTTTGTGGAGGGTTGTTAGATCAAGTAACTTCATTAGTACACATGGCCAACGGAAAAGTATACGATCCGCTTATTGGGCAGTGGATGTCTCCGCTGTGGGAAAATTTAATAGAAAGGATTCATAACCCAACTGAACTACATTTGTACAGATTTAATGGAAATGACCCAATCAACGTTAGGCCACAATTTAAGAAGCCAACAG ATCACTTGGCATGGTTAAAACTACTGGGCTATGAGACTAAAAGCTTGGCTCCTCAATTGTATCCTGATGAACTTCCCGGTGGATCGGTACTACCCAGCATCCCTCAAGGACGACCTGTCTGGGGTACTGCGCCTACTGCAAGCAGTCCTGGTCTTCCATTTGGAATGTCGTTGCTTCCTAGTGTGACAATTGAATCTGGATTCCTATCTCACATGTCAAATAAAAGAATAGCAGACTTCAGAAGTTTATCGATTCCAGCTATGTCTGCCTTGAAAACAGATGCGCTCGATCTGGCTCCAAAACGCATCGGCTCCGATTCTGAACCACCCTTCGGAAGAGGCATTCTGGTGTCTCGAAACTCCCGAGGAAGGGCTGTCGTCACCGCCGTTCCATCCgccaacgccatctatcgcgaTGTTTATACATCTGTTTTCAATCGATCACATCTTTTACCGTTCTCTTTTGTCGTTCATGGCGACCAACAGGACGTATTTTACTTTGTAAAGGAAGAAACGTGGCGTGCCGCTGACGACAAACAACAACTGAAACGTATGCAGGGCAAGTTAAATGTTACATTCCACGAGGTATCTGAAGGAGGACGCTCATATGCAGACGTTAAGATTCACGGACAAACCAGTATTGTAAATCTTCGTTATGGAACGAGCGCCGAGAGGGAGAGACAGCGGTTGCTGCATCACGCTCGGGCGGCCGCGGTGCGCAAGGCGTGGCATCGTGAGCGTGAAGCCCTACGAAGCGGAATGGGCGGCTCCTTTGAATGGTCTGCTGCCGAACTGGATGAGATCCAGAAATCTGGTTCAGTATCTGGCTACGAGGGAGAATACGTCCACGACGTTGCAAGATATCCAGAATTAGCCGAGGACCCCTACAATATTAGATTCGTCAAGAAACGATCAGACCGAGCCGAACGCCGTCGACGGAAGCGCGAGGATTGTCGAGCGCCCTGGTGGCTCGCCTGGGACGATCTCTGCTAG